The Scophthalmus maximus strain ysfricsl-2021 chromosome 7, ASM2237912v1, whole genome shotgun sequence genome includes a window with the following:
- the mical3a gene encoding protein-methionine sulfoxide oxidase mical3a isoform X1 has product MGDGGAGATGGNGANRSHVLFDSFVQASTCKGTLKAFQELCDHTEVRPTEHRVFYHKLKSKLNYWKAKALWAKLDKRASHKEYKKGRACANSKCLIIGAGPCGLRTAIELAFLGARVVLLEKRDAFSRNNVLHLWPFTIQDLRGLGAKKFYGKFCAGAIDHISIRQLQLMLLKVALLLGIEIHVNVEFKGLIEPPGDQETERIGWRAEVHPRTHPVNELEFDVIIGADGRRNTLPGFGRKEFRGKLAIAITANFINRHTSAEAKVEEISGVAFIFNQKFFQDLREATGIDLENIVYYKDDTHYFVMTAKKQSLLEKGVILHDYADTEMLLSRANVDQAALLSYAREAADFSTSQQLPTLDFAINHYGQPDVAMFDFTCMYASENAAMVRQRNGHQLLVALVGDSLLEPFWPMGTGIARGFLAAMDSGWMVKSWAQGKTPLEVLAERESIYRLLPQTTTENISKNFNQYCVDPTTRYPNISLNFLKPSQVRHLIDTGESREMRIEIENVINSSTPKLARNENCLLDKQSQESIARSSKLLNWCQRQTEGYRNVKVTDLTMSWKSGLALCALIHRYRPDLIDFDSLDERDQEKNNQLGFDVAEKEFCISPCMTGKEMSSVVEPDKLSMVMYLSQFYEMFKDTVPPGDKQNMSPEEKAALIASTKSPISFLSKLGQSIAISRKRNPKDKKEKDVDGLGKRRKTSQSEDEELSRASRDDRPCVPALQSERKMDCAAVGNHNKVKVMATQLLAKFEENAPAQHSGLKRQGDSLPNLDRLLPPSPPRPSVKEPVRLAPVPAWRKRRTQQQEQLSIRYKEMIKCQTLPGKGGEQARSGADPLSSSGSRSCPKKTILLPSSSSTSSLSLHSEHFSKSEEEEELEYYERPLKHGEWEPLQPTDPGPIHIPGIQERADRLVSRFKDKPDKLPKPKKKPSRFFLERWYLSRGLTESPVSSPDSCRKESAGPLHSDDPTPLYGLSIQERAEQLAAQFERKPPVGPQKKPSCLFTEQWHLARAQTPPGSPPSSSDALRQRYVRMYTGGVSSLAEQIASQLQSQEDPKPLPEKRDLGSLRKDFPVNIGGSDVCFFCRKRVYVMERLSAEGKFFHRSCFKCDYCNTTLRLSSYAFDVEDGKFYCKPHYCYRLSGYAQRKRPAPSPAPITAKENLTPQSSPSAVDAPGRAMAAAAPSSELQPSVPEVNGLQEPSLAKRLRGTPERIELENYRLSLQREEELEEVPEETLAEHNLSSVLDKATDADLGSSSSESDMEEEDEQEDQDLDQDQEEEEAEDQQLASPSDLGGVPWKEAVELHAKLRGDPGDEDDEEGEGEGEHDALGDAASRNGELDEEEEEEEEEDEDDEESSDEGDYCPWDKELQSGLWLEKYLTDEEDVGTFKARNLPLQQVLQPVDPQAIPGLVRTHRDPEGDKDGRPASASQLSHPSELTQPSSAAPAHTSARHEAVRVWLESMSGEPCEDEDLEAEANSPDMEPGTEMDQDDIPSDAEAESRLHQSEDAGALPEEDKKSESVGVSSGVEPSSISPMQKDVVLSPLEPPPEPETQILLVKSPGTRFFSDPFIPEETTAERTAPSPAARSPLCPSPVPSPPAAAAAAASPVNVSAASPPSSPTRSPVASPLKPAIKSPVRSPVRSPVSPPIRSQPTPLPETRTPISPVYPHRSICPLTGNPLSPICAQPLPCHEPSSPLTSDSPVRTQPVPAVTSTPMGQTDRGTPEPSKSIDSSTEEAKKTDIIEEFWQKSAEIRKSLGLTPLDRSSKIFEKSVVKEAPSQDPTPVKAPGVSEEQKPAFTGRAVIRRLNITLEGQVITPVAPAELKSNGSDKRDLSSSSGLGLNGSMATSQTANSDSYTMSDSTMLTPPSSPPPPVPANQSPAVFRQQRHQVSWSNGTERLPPERVKEPQKSRTPVPAPRTQLSPASQPKPAPRKVPSPQAAAEAAPEVAPDAAHEAAPVVVMRVKKKPRSEEVRKSFVETVEEIPFADDVEETYDERTPETSMNRYYTPPTSKPSRVKPPLHLALAMENGKPNIPASKAQRATQFSPEAKEIAEERIRAREKSVKSQALKEAMAKQLNRMKESDIDKGASPKVAWSATPDAAGKSKKPAASPKSSAVKALEKKTETLPERFFSSNKSLDSSVASSDGSSAGKSKKRSSLFSPRKNKKEKKAKNDGSRLSGADETPPKHKSLWKAVFSGYKKDKKKKDDKSCPSTPSSSSTTQDSGKKGTSPTGKSSDLKSRRNLSFSEDSDLSCDDVLERSSQKSKADRHADIFDLVSDIQKETIKEQGLEKERRRELKEKRRAKERQKEREREKEVAREKDKDDEESVYVPHALAFKRSYATKKTYTEEELNAKLTRRVQKAARRQAKQEELKRLHRAQIIQRQLEQVEEKQRQLEERGVAVEKALRGEAGLYKGTYTLPKQHKRRSDYWGDSNYSEILDLHLGVEPFVGMPRQRRALSFCPCCSPEGMGKKDDPKLMQEWFKLVQEKNALVRYESELMIFARELELEDRQSRLQQELRERMAVEDHLKTDKELAQERQILNEMLEVVEQRDALVALLEEQRLREKEEDKDLEGVMLSKGFNLNWV; this is encoded by the exons ATGGGGGATGGAGGTGCTGGTGCCACCGGAGGAAACGGGGCGAATCGGTCCCACGTCCTGTTCGACAGCTTCGTCCAGGCGTCCACGTGCAAGGGCACGCTCAAGGCCTTCCAGGAGCTGTGCGACCACACAGAGGTCAGGCCCACGGAGCACCGGGTCTTCTATCACAAGCTCAAGTCCAAGCTCAACTACTGGAAGGCCAAGGCGCTCTGGGCCAAGCTGGACAAGAGGGCCAGCCACAAGGAGTACAAGAAGGGTCGCGCCTGTGCCAACTCAAAG TGTCTGATCATCGGTGCGGGGCCATGCGGCTTACGTACCGCCATCGAGCTGGCCTTCCTGGGGGCCAGAGTGGTGCTGCTGGAGAAGAGAGACGCCTTCTCCAGGAACAACGTGCTGCACCTCTGGCCCTTCACCATCCAGGACCTCAGGGGCCTCGGGGCCAAGAAGTTCTACGGGAAGTTCTGTGCCGGTGCCATCGATCATATCA GTATTCGTCAGCTCCAGCTGATGCTGCTCAAAGTGGCTCTCCTCCTGGGCATTGAGATCCATGTCAACGTAGAGTTCAAGGGTCTCATTGAGCCCCCCGGCGATCAAGAAACTGAAA GGATAGGCTGGAGGGCTGAGGTCCACCCCAGGACGCACCCTGTCAACGAGCTGGAGTTCGATGTCATCATCGGAGCAGACGGAAGGAGAAATACCTTACCAG GGTTTGGGCGTAAGGAGTTCCGGGGCAAGCTCGCGATCGCCATCACCGCCAACTTCATCAACAGGCACACGTCGGCGGAGGCAAAGGTTGAAGAGATCAGCGGTGTGGCCTTCATCTTCAACCAGAAGTTCTTTCAAGACCTCCGAGAAGCCACAG GTATTGACCTGGAAAACATCGTTTACTACAAGGATGACACGCACTACTTTGTGATGACTGCCAAAAAGCAGAGCCTGTTGGAGAAAGGAGTCATTCTGCAT GACTATGCGGACACAGAGATGCTGCTTTCCCGAGCTAACGTAGACCAGGCCGCCCTGCTCTCTTACGCCCGAGAGGCTGCGGATTTCTCCACCAGCCAACAGCTGCCCACACTGGACTTTGCCATCAACCACTACGGCCAGCCGGATGTGGCCATGTTCGACTTCACCTGCATGTACGCCTCGGAGAACGCCGCCATGGTGCGCCAGCGCAACGGCCACCAGCTGCTGGTGGCGCTGGTGGGCGACAGCCTGTTGGAG CCCTTCTGGCCCATGGGCACCGGCATCGCCCGAGGTTTCCTGGCGGCCATGGACTCAGGCTGGATGGTGAAGAGCTGGGCTCAAGGAAAAACCCCACTGGAGGTGCTGGCTGAGAG GGAGAGTATCTACCGCCTGCTGCCCCAGACCACAACGGAAAACATCAGCAAGAACTTCAATCAGTACTGCGTGGATCCGACCACGCGCTACCCCAACATAAGCCTTAACTTCCTTAAGCCCAGCCAG GTTCGGCATCTCATCGACACGGGGGAGTCGAGGGAAATGCGCATAGAAATAGAGAACGTTATCAACTCGTCGACGCCCAAGTTGGCCAGGAATG AAAATTGCCTGCTTGACAAGCAGTCGCAAG AATCCATCGCTCGATCTAGTAAGCTGCTCAACTGGTGCCAGAGACAAACGGAGGGATACAGGAATGTTAAAGTCACAGACCTCACCATGTCCTGGAAGAGCGGTCTGGCCCTGTGTGCCCTCATCCACCGGTATAGACCGGATCTCAT TGACTTTGACTCGCTGGACGAGCGCGACCAGGAAAAGAACAACCAGTTGGGCTTCGACGTGGCGGAGAAGGAGTTTTGCATATCGCCCTGCATGACTGGCAAGGAGATGTCTTCCGTGGTGGAGCCAGACAAACTCTCCATGGTCATGTACCTCAGCCAGTTTTATGAGATGTTCAAGGACACAGTGCCACCCGGAG ATAAGCAAAACATGAGTCCGGAGGAGAAGGCAGCACTGATAGCCAGCACCAAGTCTCCCATCTCGTTCCTCAGCAAACTGGGTCAGAGCATAGCGATATCCAGGAAACGGAATCCAAAG gacaaaaaagagaaggatgTGGACGGTTtggggaagagaaggaaaaccAGTCAGTCTGAAGAT gaGGAATTATCCAGGGCCAGTCGTGACGACAGGCCGTGCGTCCCCGCTCTCCAGTCTGAGAGAAAAATGGACTGTGCCGCTGTGGGGAACCACAACAAAGTCAAGGTCATGGCCACCCAGCTGCTCGCCAAGTTCGAGGAGAACGCCCCTGCCCAGCACTCAGGACTCAAACGACAG GGGGACTCGCTGCCCAATCTGGACCGCCTTttgcccccctccccgccccggCCCTCTGTGAAAGAGCCGGTGCGCCTGGCACCTGTTCCCGCCTGGAGAAAG AGacgcacacagcagcaggagcagctgagcATTCGCTACAAAGAAATGATCAAGTGTCAGACGCTGCCCGGTAAAGGGGGGGAGCAG GCCAGAAGTGGCGCGGACCCACTGTCCAGCTCGGGCTCTCGGAGTTGCCCAAAGAAAACCATTCtgctcccttcttcctcctccacttcctcgctctctcttcacTCAGAG CATTTCAGcaaaagtgaggaggaagaggagcttgAATACTACGAAAGGCCTCTGAAACACGGG GAGTGGGAGCCTCTGCAGCCGACAGACCCGGGACCCATTCACATACCTGGTATACAGGAGAGGGCCGACCGCCTGGTGTCACGGTTTAAGGACAAACCTGACAAGCTGCCGAAG CCCAAGAAAAAGCCGTCCCGCTTCTTTTTAGAGCGGTGGTACTTGTCCCGAGGCCTAACAGAGAGTCCAGTATCCTCTCCTGACTCCTGTAGAAAG GAGTCAGCAGGGCCCCTGCACTCTGACGACCCAACGCCCTTATATGGGCTTAGTATTCAGGAGAGGGCCGAGCAACTTGCCGCTCAGTTTGAGCGCAAGCCGCCAGTTGGACCACAG AAAAAACCCTCTTGTTTATTTACGGAACAATGGCACCTGGCCCGAGCCCAGACTCCGCCCGGCTCGCCCCCCTCGTCCTCTGACGCCCTCCGACAG CGCTATGTAAGGATGTACACGGGGGGAGTTAGCTCACTGGCTGAGCAGATAGCCAGTCAGCTTCAGTCTCAGGAAGACCCCAAGCCCCTGCCTGAAAAGAGGGATTTG GGCTCCCTGAGAAAGGATTTCCCGGTCAACATCGGCGGCAGCGACGTCTGCTTCTTCTGTCGAAAGCGCGTGTACGTGATGGAGAGGCTGAGCGCCGAGGGGAAGTTCTTCCACCGCAGCTGCTTCAAGTGCGACTACTGCAACACCACACTGCGACTGTCCTCTTATGCCTTCGACGTGGAGGACG GGAAATTTTACTGCAAGCCGCACTACTGTTACCGACTGTCTGGCTACGCCCAGAGAAAGAGGCCTGCTCCCTCCCCTGCTCCAATCACAGCGAAG GAGAACCTGACGCCCCAGTCCTCCCCATCGGCCGTAGACGCCCCAGGAAGGGCGATGGCAGCGGCGGCCCCCTCGTCCGAGCTCCAGCCCTCAG TGCCGGAGGTCAACGGACTGCAGGAGCCGAGCCTGGCCAAGCGCCTGCGTGGCACTCCGGAGCGCATCGAGCTGGAGAACTACCGCCTGTcgctgcagagggaggaggagctggaggaggtgccCGAGGAGACGCTGGCCGAGCACAACCTCAGCAGTGTGCTGGACAAGGCCACAGACGCCGACCTGGGCTCCAG TAGCTCAGAGtcagacatggaggaggaggatgagcaggaggaccaggacctggatcaggatcaggaggaggaggaggcggaagacCAACAGCTTGCCAGCCCCTCGGACCTCGGCGGCGTTCCCTGGAAGGAGGCGGTGGAGCTCCACGCCAAGCTGAGGGGCGACCCCGGCGACGAAGAcgacgaggagggagagggagagggggagcaCGATGCTCTGGGCGACGCGGCCAGCAGGAACGGCGAAttagatgaagaagaagaggaggaggaggaggaggatgaagatgacgaggagTCGAGCGATG AGGGGGATTACTGCCCCTGGGACAAAGAGCTCCAGTCCGGCCTCTGGCTGGAGAAGTACCTCACAGACGAAGAGGATGTTGGTACATTTAaag CCAGGAACCTGCCGCTCCAACAGGTCCTGCAGCCGGTGGATCCCCAGGCCATTCCAGGTCTGGTGCGAACACACCGCGACCCTGAGGGAGACAAGGATGGCCGGCCGGCCTCGGCCTCCCAACTCTCCCATCCCTCTGAGCTCACACAGCCCTCCTCCGCAG CACCTGCCCACACATCCGCCCGACACGAGGCAGTGAGAGTCTGGTTGGAGTCCATGTCTGGAG AACCGTGTGAGGACGAAGACCTGGAGGCAGAAGCCAACAGCCCAGATATGGAGCCCGGAACAGAGATGGACCAGG ACGACATCCCTTCAGACGCAGAAGCCGAGTCTCGTCTGCACCAGTCGGAGGACGCTGGAGCACTTCCTGAAGAAGACAAGAAATCTGAGAGTGTGGGAGTGTCCTCCGGCGTTG AACCCTCCAGCATCAGCCCGATGCAGAAGGATGTTGTCCTCTCACCTCTCGAACCGCCACCAGAGcctgagacacag aTACTTCTTGTGAAGTCGCCCGGCACTCGCTTTTTCTCGGATCCGTTCATACCCGAGGAAACGACGGCCGAGAGGACAGCTCCTTCCCCGGCTGCCAGGAGCCCGCTGTGCCCTTCGCCcgtcccttctcctcctgctgctgccgctgctgccgcttcTCCCGTCAATGTCTCTGCCGCATCGCCTCCCAGTTCGCCCACCAGATCGCCTGTCGCCTCCCCACTCAAGCCTGCAATCAAGTCCCCCGTCAGATCCCCCGTCAGGTCTCCCGTTAGCCCACCGATCCGCTCCCAGCCCACCCCCCTACCGGAGACGCGCACTCCTATATCTCCCGTCTACCCTCACCGCTCCATTTGCCCTCTCACGGGTAACCCCCTCTCCCCAATCTGTGCGCAGCCGTTGCCTTGTCACGAACCGTCGTCGCCGCTCACCTCGGATTCTCCCGTCAGAACTCAGCCTGTCCCCGCGGTCACCTCCACGCCCATGGGCCAGACTGACAGGGGCACGCCGGAGCCCTCAAAGTCTATAGATTCCTCGACGGAGGAAGCTAAGAAGACCGATATCATCGAGGAATTTTGGCAAAAGAGCGCCGAGATAAGGAAAAGCCTCGGCCTGACTCCTTTGGATCGCAGTAGCAAAATCTTCGAAAAGAGCGTCGTTAAGGAGGCTCCGTCGCAGGACCCCACCCCTGTCAAGGCACCAGGTGTGTCAGAGGAGCAGAAGCCTGCCTTTACTGGCCGCGCTGTCATTCGCAGGCTCAACATCACTCTCGAGGGTCAGGTAATTACGCCCGTTGCCCCTGCCGAGCTCAAGAGTAATGGCTCTGATAAGAGGGacctcagcagcagctctggctTGGGGTTGAACGGCAGCATGGCCACGAGTCAGACGGCGAACAGCGACAGCTACACCATGTCCGACTCCACGATGCTCACCCCGCCCTCCAGCCCGCCGCCACCCGTGCCTGCAAATCAGTCTCCAGCCGTGTTCAGGCAGCAGAGACACCAGGTGTCCTGGAGCAACGGAACAGAAAGACTTCCACCGGAGCGCGTCAAAGAGCCACAAAAATCCAGGACTCCTGTTCCCGCGCCGCGGACCCAGCTGAGCCCCGCGTCTCAGCCCAAGCCTGCGCCCAGGAAAGTGCCATCGCCCCAGGCAGCTGCGGAAGCGGCTCCCGAAGTGGCTCCCGATGCGGCTCATGAAGCAGCTCCAGTGGTCGTCATGAGGGTGAAGAAGAAGCCCCGGtcggaggaggtgaggaagtcGTTTgtggagacggtggaggagATTCCGTTTGCCGATGACGTGGAGGAGACGTACGACGAGCGGACGCCGGAAACGAGCATGAACAGGTATTACACTCCACCCACCAGCAAGCCCAGCAGAGTGAAACCTCCTCTGCATCTGGCGCTGGCAATGGAGAACGGTAAACCCAACATCCCGGCTTCTAAGGCACAGAGGGCGACTCAATTCTCTCCAGAGGCCAAGGAGATCGCCGAGGAGAGAATCCGGGCCAGAGAAAAGTCTGTCAAGAGCCAGGCGCTGAAGGAGGCCATGGCCAAGCAGCTGAACAGAATGAAAGAATCCGACATTGACAAGGGCGCCTCGCCCAAAGTGGCCTGGAGCGCAACGCCGGACGCCGcgggaaaaagtaaaaagccgGCCGCATCACCGAAGTCGTCGGCCGTGAAAGCCCTCGAGAAGAAGACGGAGACTCTGCCCGAGCGCTTCTTCAGCAGCAACAAGAGCCTGGACAGCTCAGTGGCCTCGTCCGACGGCTCCTCCGCCGGCAAGAGCAAGAAGCGCAGCTCGCTCTTCTCGCCGCGCAAGAataagaaggagaaaaaggccAAGAACGACGGCAGCAGGCTCTCCGGCGCCGACGAGACGCCGCCCAAGCACAAGTCGCTGTGGAAGGCAGTGTTCTCCGGCTacaagaaggacaagaagaagaaggacgacAAATCGTGTCCGAGCACGCcgtccagcagctccaccacTCAGGACTCTGGCAAGAAGGGAACATCGCCAACCGGGAAATCATCAG ATTTGAAATCCCGCAGAAACTTGAGCTTCTCCGAGGACTCTGACCTGTCGTGCGACGACGTCCTCGAGCGATCCTCCCAGAAGTCGAAGGCAGAT CGGCACGCGGACATCTTTGACCTCGTGTCAGACATTCAGAAGGAGACGATAAAGGAGCAGgggctggagaaggagaggaggagggagttaaaggaaaaaaggagggcgaaagagaggcagaaagagagagagcgggagaaagaGGTTGCTCGAGAAAAGGACAAAGACGACGAGGAG TCGGTTTATGTTCCTCATGCGCTGGCGTTCAAGAGATCGTACGCCACGAAG AAAACCTACACGGAGGAAGAGCTGAACGCCAAGC